Genomic DNA from Candidatus Methylomirabilis tolerans:
CCGTCTCGTCCATTATACTCTTACTCGTGTGATAGGTGCTGATCCGAGTGAGCCTCCCCGCCTGATACCCGCTCTCCTCAGTGAGCTCCCGCTGGGCTGCCGCCTCGATCGATTCGCCTGCATGGAGTCCCCCTGTCGGCATCTCCCAGGTGACCCGCTTCGCGACGTACCGGTACTGCTTGACGAGCAGGACCGTGTGGCTGTCAAGAAAGGGGAGGATGCCGACACACTCGCCGCTGGTCACCACGCCGTAGATCGTGGTCCGGCCGTCAGGGAGCTCGACGAGGTCTTCGCGGAGGGAGAGCCATCTGTTCTGGTAGATCGGCCGGCTAGAAAGGGTCTTCCACACCTGTTCTGCTAACGCATGTGCCTTCTTCACCATGTCTGCTCCATGAGAAATCGCTTCGTGTGCCGGGCTGACCGGCGTTGCGCTGCAAGAGGGAGCGCCGCAGGCGTTTCCGGTCATCGGGGGTGTCAACATCAGACCACGGGTTAGAGTAGGCCATCTGCCGGCCTTCGACGGCCAGAGAATCCCATGCCTCATCCTGAGAAGGCTAGTACTCAATTGCGAAAGTTTAGCGCACATAAATCGTCATACCGGCGAAAGCCGATATCCAGTACGATCAATGGATTCCCGCTTAAGGACTGCGGGAATGACGGTACGGGTATTTTTGCAACCAAGTACTAGTAATGACGCCAAGGAGCGTGGCGTTATTCGCCGCATTGCTGCATCAGCTTGGCGACGAGCCCGGTCCAGCCGGTCTGGTGGCTGGCGCCGATCCCCACGCCATTGTCGCCGTGGAAGTACTCATGGAACAACACTAGGTCGCGCCAGAGGGGATCATGCTGAAACTTTTCTGTTGCACCATACACGGGCCTCCGGCCATCCGGGCCACGCAGGAAAATGCGGCTCAGCCGGCGAGAGATTTCTGTGGCCACTTCCGATAAGGTCATCATCCGGCCGGAGCCGGTGGGGCACTCGACCGTGTAGTCGTCGCCCAGATAGTAATGGAATTTCTGGAGCGACTCGATGATCAGGTAGTTGACCGGGAACCAGATCGGCCCGCGCCAGTTCGAATTGCCCCCGAACAACCCAGTGCCCGATTCGGCCGGTTCGTAATCGATCCGATGCTCCACGCCGTCTACGGTGAGTGTGAACGGGTGATCGTGATGGTAGCGCGAGATCGCGCGAATCCCGTACGGCGAGAGGAATTCCTGTTCATCGAGCATCAGGGCGAGCACCCGGCGCAGTCGCTCGGGATTCGCGATAGACAGCAGTCGCCGAGCCTCTCGTCCCGGCGTCCGCATGCAGGCGCAACCGTGGATAAGATCCGGACGATGGTCGATGAACCACTCCAGACGCCGCTTGAAACTGGGCAGCCGGTTCAACAGTTCGGGGTCCAGCGTCTCGACGGCAAACAACGGGATCAGGCCCACCATCGACCGGACCTTCAGGGCTACGTGGCGGTCGTCCGGCAGGTGCAGCACGTCGTAGTAGAAGCCGTCCGCATCGTTCCACATGCCGAGGGTATTCATGGCGTGGGCGATGTAGACGAAGTGCTCTAAAAACTTGCTGGCCACATCCTCATACGTCGGATTGTCGCGCGCGATCTCCAGGGCGATCGCCAGCATGTTCAGCGTGTACATCCCCATCCAACTTGTTCCGTCAGCCTGCTCGATGCGTCCTCCCGTGGGCAGCGGCTGACTGCGGTCAAAGATGCCGATGTTATCCAGCCCCAGGAAGCCGCCCTGGAAGACGTTCAGTCCTTCGGCATCCTTCCGGTTGACCCACCAAGTGAAGTTGAGCAGCAACTTGGAGAAGACCCGCTCAAGGAATGCCGGATCCCCTCTGCCACGGCGCTTCCTTTCGATCTTGTAGACGCGCCAGGCGGCCCAGGCGTGCACGGGAGGGTTCACGTCGCCGAAGGCCCATTCGTAGGCGGGAAGTTGCCCGTTGGGATGCATGTACCACTCGCGCAGCATCAGCACCAGTTGCTCTTTGGCAAAGTCGGAATCGACGAGTGCCAGCGGGAGGCAGTGGAAGGCGAGATCCCAGGCCGCATACCAGGGATATTCCCACTTGTCGGGCATCGAGATGACGTCGGCATTGTAGACGTGGGTCCACTCGTGGTTGCGACCGCGCAGCCGCTCTTGTGGGGGCGGGGGAAAGGCCGGATCGCCCGTGAGCCACTGCGCAACCACGTAGTAGTAAAACTGCTTCGACCACAGGAGCCCGGCGAACGCCTGGCGCATGACGTTTCGAGCGTCCGGCGCGAGATCCTGGGGAATTACCGAGGTGTAGAACTCGTCGGCTTCGCGTTGGCGTTCCGAGAAGATCCGGTCAAAGTCAACCCCGAAGAGATCTCCGCTGGTGGGAGGTATCTCTGTATCCGTAAACCGCAACCGCATCTGTACCGTCTCTCCAGGGCTGAGAATTAACGGATAGTGGGCGGCCACCTTTGTCCCTACCGGCTCAGGATTAACCGCCCCCTTTATACCGTGGACGATATATTCGTTGATGCCATCCTTTACATAGGGTGTGTCGTTGTCGGCCCCGTACAGCCTCCGACTG
This window encodes:
- a CDS encoding NUDIX hydrolase, with translation MVKKAHALAEQVWKTLSSRPIYQNRWLSLREDLVELPDGRTTIYGVVTSGECVGILPFLDSHTVLLVKQYRYVAKRVTWEMPTGGLHAGESIEAAAQRELTEESGYQAGRLTRISTYHTSKSIMDETAHLFIGEDLTRLERPPDETEFIEVRAFPFADALQMVLQGDIVDGMTSIAILHAARLRGL
- a CDS encoding glucosidase, coding for MTREEERLQESRERKVHWKRWGPYLSERAWGTVREDYSPNGTAWDYFPHDHARSRAYRWGEDGLGGICDRHQAICFALALWNGRDPILKERLFGVTGNEGNHGEDVKEYYFYLDSTPTHSYMKYLYKYPQAEFPYGRLVNENRRRGRSAPEYELLDTGVFDEDRYFDIFVEYAKANAEDILIRISVVNRGPDRASLHLLPTLWFRNTWSWGYNELRPSLRRAKNREGHAAIEVSHSYYGLRSLHCEGVPELLFTENNTNSRRLYGADNDTPYVKDGINEYIVHGIKGAVNPEPVGTKVAAHYPLILSPGETVQMRLRFTDTEIPPTSGDLFGVDFDRIFSERQREADEFYTSVIPQDLAPDARNVMRQAFAGLLWSKQFYYYVVAQWLTGDPAFPPPPQERLRGRNHEWTHVYNADVISMPDKWEYPWYAAWDLAFHCLPLALVDSDFAKEQLVLMLREWYMHPNGQLPAYEWAFGDVNPPVHAWAAWRVYKIERKRRGRGDPAFLERVFSKLLLNFTWWVNRKDAEGLNVFQGGFLGLDNIGIFDRSQPLPTGGRIEQADGTSWMGMYTLNMLAIALEIARDNPTYEDVASKFLEHFVYIAHAMNTLGMWNDADGFYYDVLHLPDDRHVALKVRSMVGLIPLFAVETLDPELLNRLPSFKRRLEWFIDHRPDLIHGCACMRTPGREARRLLSIANPERLRRVLALMLDEQEFLSPYGIRAISRYHHDHPFTLTVDGVEHRIDYEPAESGTGLFGGNSNWRGPIWFPVNYLIIESLQKFHYYLGDDYTVECPTGSGRMMTLSEVATEISRRLSRIFLRGPDGRRPVYGATEKFQHDPLWRDLVLFHEYFHGDNGVGIGASHQTGWTGLVAKLMQQCGE